Proteins encoded together in one Planctopirus ephydatiae window:
- a CDS encoding DUF1559 family PulG-like putative transporter, with translation MKALRPTCFRSGGAARPGFTLIELLVVIAIITTLISLIAPAVQGARRAARKLECLNNMKNLGIAMHNFASGRAGKLPRLAEDQTVTTTFTTADQSTFTALTPTEQHTLRVGWTMQLLPVLDNAALYRSIQSRSAKFTGSGGPYAVLSTNERIWLPFFTCPDDLTNHRKALGLSYVVNAGIASDENWGLVTDNTNDPAGGHSSASISWADADATTASTNDRNMGKSTGVIWRDTDMTLDFVGTGDGTENTMMIAENLNTDNWASGNTWDLGFAAKVGSTGWAATTSPTFDQGAAPFGVGSMVAATSTPVGDSRPGAPVVDNTRKAPRPSSNHGGSINVVMVSGAGRSISDTIDQRVYLKLLTSNGQQYGETTLNSSEF, from the coding sequence ATGAAAGCCCTTCGCCCCACCTGTTTTCGTTCTGGTGGCGCCGCTCGCCCCGGATTTACGCTGATTGAACTCCTCGTGGTGATTGCCATCATCACCACTCTGATCTCGCTGATCGCTCCGGCTGTTCAAGGTGCCCGCCGCGCAGCGCGCAAGCTGGAATGTCTCAACAACATGAAAAACCTCGGCATCGCGATGCACAACTTCGCCTCAGGCCGCGCCGGCAAGCTCCCACGTCTGGCAGAAGATCAGACCGTCACGACTACCTTCACAACTGCCGACCAGTCAACGTTCACGGCACTGACTCCGACTGAGCAGCACACGTTGCGAGTCGGTTGGACCATGCAACTCCTCCCAGTCCTCGACAACGCTGCTCTCTATCGCTCCATTCAGAGTCGCTCAGCGAAGTTCACGGGTTCAGGCGGGCCTTATGCTGTTCTCAGCACCAATGAACGCATCTGGTTGCCTTTCTTTACCTGCCCCGATGACCTTACCAACCACCGCAAGGCTCTCGGCCTCTCTTATGTGGTGAACGCCGGAATCGCCTCAGATGAAAACTGGGGTTTGGTTACTGATAACACCAACGATCCAGCCGGTGGACACAGTTCGGCTTCGATCAGCTGGGCGGATGCTGATGCGACCACGGCCAGTACGAATGATCGCAACATGGGTAAATCAACCGGGGTCATCTGGCGCGATACCGATATGACTCTGGATTTCGTCGGTACTGGCGATGGCACAGAGAATACCATGATGATTGCCGAGAACCTCAACACTGATAACTGGGCTTCAGGCAACACCTGGGATCTGGGTTTCGCCGCGAAAGTGGGAAGCACCGGCTGGGCTGCCACCACATCCCCCACCTTCGATCAAGGAGCTGCTCCATTTGGTGTGGGTTCCATGGTGGCTGCAACCAGCACACCAGTTGGTGATTCACGTCCGGGGGCTCCTGTTGTTGACAACACACGCAAGGCTCCTCGTCCCAGTTCCAATCATGGTGGCAGCATTAACGTGGTCATGGTCAGTGGCGCTGGCCGATCGATTTCTGACACCATTGATCAGCGGGTCTACCTGAAGCTGCTCACCTCAAACGGCCAGCAATACGGTGAAACGACTCTCAACAGCAGCGAGTTCTAA